One genomic segment of Erythrolamprus reginae isolate rEryReg1 chromosome 2, rEryReg1.hap1, whole genome shotgun sequence includes these proteins:
- the WDR13 gene encoding WD repeat-containing protein 13 isoform X1, with the protein MAGTLEKKKTNLSGSSCDIRSWRKFQHPVTNSPERPVAVWGMAAVWQQVLAVDARYNAYRTPNFPQFRTQYIRRRSQLLRDNAKAGFDPLLRKQYLRLRSQLLAQRYGPLSEQSSFRAYSNSIVRSSRTTLDRMEDFDDDPRALGARGHRRSVSRGSYQLQAQMNRAVYDERSPGNVVPTSVAEASRAMAGDTTLSENYAFAGMYHIFDQHVDEAVPKVQFANDDKHLLACCSLDGTISVCQLVPTPPVVLRVLKGHSRGVSDFAWSLSNDIIVSTSLDATMRIWATEDGKCIREIPDPDASELLCCTFQPMNNNLTVVGNGKHNLHVMNISTGKKAKGGSSKLTGRVLSLSFDAPGRILWAGDDKGSIFSFLFDMATGKLTKAKRLIVNEGSSITSISARSWISREARDPSLLINACINKLLLYRVVDNEGTLQLKRSFQIQQSSHPVHSIFCPLMSFRQGACIVTGSEDMCVYFFDVERATKAIVNKLQGHSAAVLDVSFNCDESLLASSDAKGMVIVWKREQK; encoded by the exons ATGGCTGGGACCCTGGAGAAGAAGAAAACTAACCTGAGTGGCAGTAGCTGTGACATTCGAAGCTGGAGGAAATTCCA GCACCCAGTTACCAACTCCCCTGAGCGGCCAGTGGCGGTGTGGGGCATGGCAGCAGTGTGGCAACAAGTGTTGGCTGTAGATGCACG ATACAACGCATACCGCACCCCAAACTTCCCTCAGTTCCGTACACAGTACATCCGCAGACGAAGCCAGTTGCTGAGGGACAACGCTAAAGCGGGCTTCGATCCCTTGCTCCGTAAGCAATACCTGCGGCTACGCAGTCAGCTTCTGGCCCAGCGCTACGGCCCACTCTCAGAACAGAGCAGCTTTCGAGCCTACAGCAACAGCATCGTCCGAAGCAGTCGCACTACACTTGATCGCATGGAG GATTTCGATGACGACCCAAGAGCACTGGGTGCCCGAGGCCACCGGCGCTCTGTCAGCCGAGGTTCCTATCAGCTGCAAGCTCAAATGAACCGAGCTGTCTACGATGAAAG ATCACCAGGGAATGTTGTCCCCACTTCAGTGGCAGAAGCTAGTCGTGCTATGGCTGGGGATACTACACTAAGTGAGAACTACGCCTTTGCTGGCATGTATCATATTTTTGACCAGCATGTGGATGAAGCTG tgcCTAAAGTTCAGTTTGCCAATGACGACAAACACCTCCTAGCCTGCTGCTCTCTAGACGGCACCATTTCGGTGTGTCAGTTAGTCCCTACTCCCCCTGTGGTGCTTCGAGTGCTGAAAGGACACAGCCGTGGTGTATCCGACTTTGCTTGGTCTCTCTCCAATGACATTATTGTTTCCACTTCGCTTGACGCCACAATGCGGATTTGGGCTACAGAGGATGGCAAGTGTATCCGGGAAATCCCAGATCCAGATGCTTCTGAGCTACTTTGCTGTACTTTTCAACCTATGAATAATAATCTCACAGTG GTGGGAAATGGAAAACACAACCTTCACGTGATGAATATCTCAACAGGGAAAAAAGCAAAGGGTGGCTCAAGCAAACTAACAGGCCgagtcctctctctctcctttgacGCTCCTGGGCGCATCCTCTGGGCAGGAGATGACAAAGGCAGCATATTCTCCTTCCTCTTTGACATGGCAACAG GAAAACTGACCAAAGCCAAGCGCCTCATAGTTAATGAAGGAAGTTCTATCACCAGTATCTCAGCGCGTTCCTGGATCAGCAGAGAAGCACGTGATCCCTCTCTTctcattaatgcatgtattaacAAGCTATTATTATATAG GGTAGTGGATAATGAAGGAACGTTGCAACTTAAGAGAAGTTTCCAAATACAACAGAGCTCACATCCTGTCCACAGCATTTTCTGCCCCCTCATGTCTTTTCGTCAAGGCGCTTGCATTG TGACTGGAAGTGaagatatgtgtgtgtatttctttGATGTGGAACGGGCCACCAAAGCAATTGTTAACAAGCTTCAAGGACATAGCGCTGCCGTCTTGGATGTGAGCTTTAACTGTGATGAGAGTCTTTTGGCATCCAGTGATGCCAAAGGCATGGTGATTGTCTGGAAAAGAGAACAGAAGTAG
- the WDR13 gene encoding WD repeat-containing protein 13 isoform X2 yields MAAVWQQVLAVDARYNAYRTPNFPQFRTQYIRRRSQLLRDNAKAGFDPLLRKQYLRLRSQLLAQRYGPLSEQSSFRAYSNSIVRSSRTTLDRMEDFDDDPRALGARGHRRSVSRGSYQLQAQMNRAVYDERSPGNVVPTSVAEASRAMAGDTTLSENYAFAGMYHIFDQHVDEAVPKVQFANDDKHLLACCSLDGTISVCQLVPTPPVVLRVLKGHSRGVSDFAWSLSNDIIVSTSLDATMRIWATEDGKCIREIPDPDASELLCCTFQPMNNNLTVVGNGKHNLHVMNISTGKKAKGGSSKLTGRVLSLSFDAPGRILWAGDDKGSIFSFLFDMATGKLTKAKRLIVNEGSSITSISARSWISREARDPSLLINACINKLLLYRVVDNEGTLQLKRSFQIQQSSHPVHSIFCPLMSFRQGACIVTGSEDMCVYFFDVERATKAIVNKLQGHSAAVLDVSFNCDESLLASSDAKGMVIVWKREQK; encoded by the exons ATGGCAGCAGTGTGGCAACAAGTGTTGGCTGTAGATGCACG ATACAACGCATACCGCACCCCAAACTTCCCTCAGTTCCGTACACAGTACATCCGCAGACGAAGCCAGTTGCTGAGGGACAACGCTAAAGCGGGCTTCGATCCCTTGCTCCGTAAGCAATACCTGCGGCTACGCAGTCAGCTTCTGGCCCAGCGCTACGGCCCACTCTCAGAACAGAGCAGCTTTCGAGCCTACAGCAACAGCATCGTCCGAAGCAGTCGCACTACACTTGATCGCATGGAG GATTTCGATGACGACCCAAGAGCACTGGGTGCCCGAGGCCACCGGCGCTCTGTCAGCCGAGGTTCCTATCAGCTGCAAGCTCAAATGAACCGAGCTGTCTACGATGAAAG ATCACCAGGGAATGTTGTCCCCACTTCAGTGGCAGAAGCTAGTCGTGCTATGGCTGGGGATACTACACTAAGTGAGAACTACGCCTTTGCTGGCATGTATCATATTTTTGACCAGCATGTGGATGAAGCTG tgcCTAAAGTTCAGTTTGCCAATGACGACAAACACCTCCTAGCCTGCTGCTCTCTAGACGGCACCATTTCGGTGTGTCAGTTAGTCCCTACTCCCCCTGTGGTGCTTCGAGTGCTGAAAGGACACAGCCGTGGTGTATCCGACTTTGCTTGGTCTCTCTCCAATGACATTATTGTTTCCACTTCGCTTGACGCCACAATGCGGATTTGGGCTACAGAGGATGGCAAGTGTATCCGGGAAATCCCAGATCCAGATGCTTCTGAGCTACTTTGCTGTACTTTTCAACCTATGAATAATAATCTCACAGTG GTGGGAAATGGAAAACACAACCTTCACGTGATGAATATCTCAACAGGGAAAAAAGCAAAGGGTGGCTCAAGCAAACTAACAGGCCgagtcctctctctctcctttgacGCTCCTGGGCGCATCCTCTGGGCAGGAGATGACAAAGGCAGCATATTCTCCTTCCTCTTTGACATGGCAACAG GAAAACTGACCAAAGCCAAGCGCCTCATAGTTAATGAAGGAAGTTCTATCACCAGTATCTCAGCGCGTTCCTGGATCAGCAGAGAAGCACGTGATCCCTCTCTTctcattaatgcatgtattaacAAGCTATTATTATATAG GGTAGTGGATAATGAAGGAACGTTGCAACTTAAGAGAAGTTTCCAAATACAACAGAGCTCACATCCTGTCCACAGCATTTTCTGCCCCCTCATGTCTTTTCGTCAAGGCGCTTGCATTG TGACTGGAAGTGaagatatgtgtgtgtatttctttGATGTGGAACGGGCCACCAAAGCAATTGTTAACAAGCTTCAAGGACATAGCGCTGCCGTCTTGGATGTGAGCTTTAACTGTGATGAGAGTCTTTTGGCATCCAGTGATGCCAAAGGCATGGTGATTGTCTGGAAAAGAGAACAGAAGTAG